One genomic region from Anabaena sp. PCC 7108 encodes:
- a CDS encoding cupin domain-containing protein → MIINPDNVPRRTTSVYPDVFKSRIVGRVKQALGNAAGLKNFGVNLVTLTPGSCSALRHWHTQQDEFIYIIQGEATLITNAGEQILTAGMMAGFPAGEENGHQLLNKSQAIVIYLEVGDRSPGEEVYYPDDDLIAKSSDDGGWIFTHKNGNLYDI, encoded by the coding sequence ATGATTATTAATCCAGACAATGTACCTCGTCGAACTACTTCTGTTTATCCAGATGTATTTAAATCTCGAATTGTAGGACGAGTCAAACAAGCTTTAGGAAATGCAGCCGGACTAAAAAATTTTGGTGTTAACTTAGTCACTCTGACTCCAGGAAGCTGTTCAGCATTAAGACATTGGCATACTCAACAAGATGAGTTTATTTATATTATTCAAGGAGAAGCAACTTTAATTACTAATGCAGGTGAGCAAATTCTCACAGCGGGAATGATGGCAGGTTTCCCAGCAGGAGAAGAAAATGGACATCAACTTTTGAATAAATCTCAAGCAATCGTAATTTATTTGGAAGTTGGAGATAGAAGCCCTGGAGAAGAAGTGTACTATCCAGATGATGATTTAATTGCTAAATCTAGTGATGATGGAGGATGGATTTTCACACATAAGAATGGTAATTTGTATGATATTTAA
- a CDS encoding GNAT family N-acetyltransferase — protein MNYKVVNQLTETQIYQLVELYKNEFWSKDRTYERVLKMLKASDIIIALVGDDEELIGFCRVLTDFVYRGTLYDVIIKSNYREMGFGAKLLDEVINHPQLKKVENIALYCLAEMIPFYERWGFQYDVDGLKLMRRYNPLFAE, from the coding sequence ATGAATTACAAAGTCGTTAACCAGTTAACTGAAACCCAAATTTATCAACTTGTGGAATTATATAAAAATGAATTTTGGAGTAAAGACCGGACTTATGAGCGAGTACTCAAGATGTTAAAGGCATCAGATATAATAATTGCTTTGGTAGGTGATGACGAAGAATTAATTGGTTTTTGTCGCGTTCTAACTGATTTTGTTTATCGAGGTACTCTTTATGACGTAATTATTAAATCTAACTATAGAGAAATGGGTTTTGGTGCTAAATTGTTAGATGAAGTAATTAATCATCCACAGTTGAAAAAAGTTGAAAATATTGCCCTTTATTGTTTAGCAGAAATGATTCCTTTTTATGAAAGATGGGGTTTCCAATATGATGTAGATGGACTTAAATTAATGCGACGTTATAACCCATTATTTGCGGAATAG
- a CDS encoding glutathione S-transferase family protein, with protein sequence MTQLTLVIGNKNYSSWSLRPWLVMKHFNLPFQEIRVPLYTSDSLSQLQQYSPSGKVPVLLHNNITVWDSLAICEYLAETFPHLHCWPEDKSTRTLARSISAEMHSGFQTLRQNMSMNCCTKYPGKGLVSGVQQDIDRITDIWQECRQKFSVGGDFLFGNFTIADAMFAPVALRFVTYDVQIDSVSRNYVEAILSLPAIQEWITAAKSETEVISKFEF encoded by the coding sequence ATGACGCAACTAACTTTAGTAATTGGTAATAAAAATTATTCATCTTGGTCACTGCGTCCTTGGCTGGTGATGAAGCACTTTAACTTGCCATTTCAAGAAATTCGCGTTCCTCTCTATACGTCAGATTCTTTATCACAACTTCAGCAATATTCTCCATCTGGAAAAGTACCTGTATTGTTGCACAATAATATAACTGTGTGGGATTCTTTAGCTATTTGTGAATATCTAGCGGAAACATTTCCCCATTTACACTGCTGGCCAGAGGATAAATCCACCAGAACATTAGCTCGTTCTATCAGTGCAGAAATGCACTCTGGTTTTCAAACTTTGCGTCAAAATATGTCGATGAACTGCTGTACTAAATACCCTGGTAAAGGTTTAGTATCTGGTGTTCAACAAGACATTGATCGCATCACCGATATTTGGCAAGAATGTCGGCAAAAATTTAGCGTGGGTGGTGATTTTTTGTTTGGTAATTTTACTATTGCTGATGCCATGTTTGCTCCAGTTGCATTGAGATTTGTCACCTATGATGTACAGATAGATTCAGTTTCCAGGAATTATGTAGAAGCTATTTTATCATTACCTGCAATACAAGAATGGATCACAGCAGCCAAAAGTGAGACAGAAGTAATCTCCAAGTTCGAGTTTTAG
- a CDS encoding pyridoxamine 5'-phosphate oxidase family protein: protein MSKLFDCITEELQNFIAAQKLFFVGSAPLSSTGHVNLSPKGLESFRILSPHRVGYLDVTGSGNETSAHLQENGRITFMFCAFQEPACILRLYGQGKTILPDSPEWNSLYSLFYPVPGTRQIIVANIERVQTSCGFGVPLYEYQGQRETLVKWASKKGEEGIKEYQQQKNIMSIDGLSTPLSKMQHLVD from the coding sequence ATGTCTAAACTTTTTGATTGTATTACTGAAGAACTGCAAAACTTTATTGCAGCCCAAAAGCTATTTTTTGTAGGTTCTGCACCTTTGAGTTCTACCGGTCATGTTAACCTTTCTCCCAAGGGTTTAGAAAGTTTTCGCATTCTCTCTCCGCACCGAGTCGGTTATTTGGATGTCACAGGTAGTGGTAACGAAACATCGGCTCATTTGCAGGAAAATGGACGAATAACCTTTATGTTTTGTGCTTTTCAAGAACCTGCTTGTATTCTCCGTCTTTATGGTCAGGGAAAAACAATCTTACCAGATTCTCCGGAATGGAATTCTCTCTATTCTCTATTTTATCCTGTTCCTGGAACTCGACAAATTATTGTTGCAAATATTGAACGTGTACAAACTTCTTGTGGTTTTGGTGTGCCGCTGTATGAATATCAAGGACAAAGAGAAACTTTAGTTAAATGGGCTAGTAAAAAAGGAGAAGAGGGAATTAAAGAATATCAACAGCAGAAAAATATTATGAGTATCGATGGTTTATCAACGCCATTGAGTAAAATGCAGCATTTGGTTGATTAA
- a CDS encoding 1-aminocyclopropane-1-carboxylate deaminase/D-cysteine desulfhydrase — protein sequence MSSIFLPPPIQRINSEIVANAGVKLSILRLDLMHPQINGNKWFKLKYNLAEAKEKNFSTILTFGGAYSNHIYATAAAGKIFGFRTIGIIRGEENIPLNPTLQFALAQGMELVYIDRRTYKERHTDELQNQLKQQFGEVFIIPEGGCNLNGMRGCIEILETVKEFNTICLACGTGTTLAGMTLSLSQQQKVLGFPILKGGDFLNEDIKNSLINYLDSGLPAPVNCPSPWELICNYHFGGYAKVNNELRLFCQNFQQQYDIPLDYVYTGKMFYGVMDLITKGFFNSESLLLVHTGGLQGNLG from the coding sequence ATGTCGTCAATTTTTTTGCCTCCACCTATTCAAAGAATTAATAGTGAAATAGTAGCTAATGCAGGTGTTAAGTTATCTATTTTGCGTCTGGATCTCATGCATCCCCAAATTAACGGTAATAAATGGTTTAAGCTGAAGTATAACCTGGCGGAAGCTAAAGAGAAAAATTTCTCAACCATCCTTACTTTTGGTGGTGCTTATTCTAACCATATTTATGCTACCGCAGCCGCAGGTAAAATATTTGGTTTCCGCACGATTGGCATAATTCGTGGAGAAGAAAATATCCCTCTAAATCCTACTTTACAATTTGCATTAGCACAGGGAATGGAATTAGTATATATTGATCGTCGTACATATAAAGAACGTCATACAGATGAATTACAAAACCAATTAAAACAGCAATTTGGAGAAGTATTCATTATTCCTGAAGGTGGTTGTAACTTAAATGGTATGCGTGGTTGTATAGAGATATTAGAAACGGTTAAAGAATTTAATACTATCTGTCTAGCTTGCGGTACAGGAACAACACTGGCAGGTATGACACTATCATTAAGTCAACAACAAAAAGTGCTGGGATTTCCTATATTAAAAGGTGGTGATTTTCTCAATGAAGATATCAAAAATTCATTAATAAATTATCTGGATTCTGGATTACCTGCACCTGTTAATTGTCCCTCACCTTGGGAATTAATTTGTAATTATCATTTTGGTGGTTACGCTAAGGTAAATAATGAATTAAGGCTATTTTGTCAAAATTTTCAACAACAATATGACATACCTTTAGATTATGTATATACAGGAAAAATGTTTTATGGAGTTATGGATTTAATAACAAAAGGCTTTTTTAATTCGGAATCTTTGCTTTTAGTACATACAGGTGGGTTACAGGGTAATCTCGGATAA
- the alaS gene encoding alanine--tRNA ligase — translation MSSTPQYLSGNDIRTLFLDFYTQRGHQPLPSASLVPEDPTVLLTIAGMLPFKPIFLGQRTPEFKRATTSQKCIRTNDIENVGRTQRHHTFFEMLGNFSFGDYFKAQAIAWGWELSTQVFGFSPQNLVVSVFEDDDEAFTIWRENIGVTEKRIKRMGADDNFWVSGITGPCGPCSEIYYDFHPERGEDNIDLEDDTRFIEFYNLVFMQYNRDASGNLTPLQNKNIDTGMGLERMAQILQKKPNNYETDLIFPIIETAAKIAKIDYYKSDENTKVSLKVIGDHVRSVVHMIADEIRASNVGRGYVLRRLIRRVVRHGRLIGITGEFINQVAETAISLSESIYPNLRQRETAIKAELQREEVNFLKTLDRGEKLLSEIIQTVKQKGQTSISGESAFTLYDTYGFPLELTQEVAEENNITVDVDGFNTEMQKQVERAKAAHETIDLTVQGSLDKLAEHIHSTEFIGYTQLTTTAKIEVLLVAGVSEEAAEAGTEVQIVLDKTPFYAESGGQIGDKGYIAGDGVLVRIEDVKKESDFFIHFGRIERGTIRVGDEITAQIDRGCRRRAQANHTATHLLQAALKKVVDEGISQAGSLVSFDRLRFDFNCPRALTADEVQQIEELVNSWISEAHSVKIEVLPLAEAKAKGAVAMFGEKYGDDVRVIDFPGVSMELCGGTHVSNTAEIGVFKIISEAGVASGVRRIEAVSGAAILDYLNVRDKVVKDLSDRFKVKPEEIPDRITTLQTELRNNEKEIQSLKSQIAIVKSDSLLQTAETIGEHKIIVSQLEDVDAESLKAAAERLLQKIGNGAVVLGSVPEAGKVSIVAAFSSEVNKKGVQAGKFVGNVAKICGGGGGGKPNLAQAGGRDETKLPQALETAKNELLAALK, via the coding sequence ACGAACTCAACGCCACCATACATTTTTCGAGATGTTGGGGAATTTTAGCTTTGGTGATTATTTTAAGGCACAAGCGATCGCTTGGGGTTGGGAATTATCCACTCAAGTCTTTGGTTTCTCTCCTCAAAATCTCGTTGTCAGCGTCTTTGAAGACGACGACGAAGCTTTTACCATCTGGCGCGAGAATATTGGTGTAACAGAAAAACGCATCAAGCGCATGGGTGCAGATGATAACTTCTGGGTATCAGGAATCACTGGACCATGTGGACCATGTTCGGAAATTTATTATGATTTTCACCCAGAACGCGGTGAAGATAATATTGATTTAGAAGATGATACCCGATTTATCGAGTTTTATAACTTGGTATTCATGCAATATAATCGGGATGCTTCAGGAAATTTAACCCCGTTGCAAAACAAGAATATTGACACGGGAATGGGTTTGGAAAGAATGGCGCAAATCCTGCAAAAGAAGCCGAATAATTATGAAACAGATTTGATTTTCCCGATTATTGAAACAGCAGCAAAAATTGCCAAAATTGATTATTACAAAAGTGATGAAAATACCAAAGTTTCTTTAAAGGTAATTGGTGATCATGTCCGTTCTGTAGTTCACATGATTGCTGATGAAATTCGCGCTTCTAATGTGGGAAGAGGTTATGTTTTACGGCGTTTGATTCGTCGCGTTGTCAGACATGGGAGATTAATTGGTATTACTGGAGAATTTATTAACCAAGTTGCAGAAACCGCAATTTCTCTTTCTGAATCAATTTATCCAAATTTGCGACAAAGAGAAACTGCAATTAAAGCTGAATTGCAAAGAGAAGAAGTTAATTTTCTCAAAACTTTAGATAGAGGAGAAAAGCTGTTATCAGAAATTATCCAAACCGTAAAACAAAAAGGACAAACTTCTATTAGTGGTGAAAGTGCGTTTACTCTATATGATACCTACGGCTTCCCATTGGAATTAACCCAAGAAGTCGCAGAAGAAAATAACATCACTGTTGATGTTGATGGTTTCAATACAGAAATGCAAAAACAGGTGGAACGTGCGAAAGCTGCACACGAAACTATTGATTTAACTGTTCAAGGTTCTTTAGATAAACTTGCAGAACATATCCATTCCACAGAATTTATCGGTTATACCCAATTAACAACAACTGCAAAAATCGAAGTTTTGTTAGTTGCTGGTGTTTCTGAAGAAGCAGCAGAAGCAGGAACAGAAGTGCAAATTGTTTTAGATAAAACTCCATTTTATGCTGAGTCTGGGGGACAAATTGGTGATAAAGGATATATTGCCGGTGATGGTGTTTTAGTCAGAATTGAAGATGTGAAAAAAGAATCTGATTTCTTTATTCACTTCGGACGCATTGAAAGAGGAACAATTAGAGTTGGTGATGAAATTACCGCACAAATAGATCGGGGTTGTCGTCGTCGCGCTCAAGCTAATCATACAGCAACTCATTTATTACAAGCTGCATTAAAGAAAGTTGTTGATGAAGGAATTTCTCAAGCGGGTTCTTTGGTTTCTTTCGACAGATTACGGTTTGATTTTAACTGTCCTCGCGCTTTAACTGCGGATGAAGTTCAACAAATTGAAGAGTTAGTAAATAGTTGGATTTCCGAAGCACATTCTGTAAAAATCGAAGTATTACCCTTAGCAGAAGCAAAAGCCAAAGGTGCAGTTGCGATGTTTGGGGAAAAGTACGGTGATGATGTGCGCGTGATTGATTTCCCTGGTGTGTCAATGGAACTGTGCGGGGGAACTCACGTTAGTAATACTGCGGAAATTGGCGTTTTCAAGATTATTTCTGAAGCGGGAGTTGCTTCTGGGGTGAGAAGAATAGAAGCGGTTTCTGGTGCGGCGATCTTGGATTATTTAAATGTGCGTGATAAAGTGGTTAAAGATTTGAGCGATCGCTTTAAAGTCAAACCCGAAGAAATACCCGACAGAATCACAACTCTACAAACTGAACTTCGCAACAACGAAAAAGAAATTCAAAGTCTGAAATCACAAATAGCCATAGTCAAATCTGACAGCTTATTACAAACTGCGGAAACAATTGGAGAACATAAAATTATTGTTTCTCAACTGGAAGATGTTGACGCAGAATCATTAAAAGCTGCTGCGGAAAGATTGCTGCAAAAAATCGGTAATGGTGCGGTGGTTTTAGGTTCAGTTCCTGAAGCAGGAAAAGTGAGTATCGTTGCAGCATTTAGTTCTGAAGTTAATAAGAAAGGTGTCCAAGCTGGAAAATTTGTTGGTAATGTAGCTAAGATTTGTGGAGGTGGTGGTGGTGGAAAACCCAATTTAGCCCAAGCTGGGGGACGTGACGAAACCAAATTACCGCAAGCTTTGGAAACAGCAAAAAATGAGTTGTTAGCAGCGTTGAAATAG